Genomic segment of Populus nigra chromosome 6, ddPopNigr1.1, whole genome shotgun sequence:
CAGCTACTAGCCACTAGTGataaaatgatacaaaaaaaacaagcacaaaCACGGCCGAGCCCAGCTGCAACGAAAGCACATTAAGCAGCTGACACAAAGCCAAGAAcgaaattatttataaagttcCAGGAAAACAATCCGCCTAATTCTTCGGTATTCCTCCCTCCTAAACCATCTTCACCACCGATTCCTCACAAGCAAGCATACATGACCACCATTCGGATTTTGGAACTACATGGCCAGCAATAATAGCACCTGTACCAACAGGGTAGGTTAAGTTGTGATGAAATCATGTTTAATTATGAGATATAACCCATTATCGATAAGAAAGCAAGGTTTGCATGATTTAGAGTAAAATATGTAGTTATACATTTGacacatgttaaattaattatatcagcTGCATAAAGGGCATAGTTGCAGGAGTCAAGCATCAATTTTGGTTAAAACCGATATTCACTATACACTTGCACGCCTCGTCTACAGGGTAGCCACACAGAGGAGCAAATCCACGTATATCTAACCATAAGGTCATAGGTATTGTTGGGGCATTTAAAATACTTACCTCTTAAGGAGAAATGAAAACTTTAGATCGCCaagaaaaataatccaaatttGGCAGTTCACTTCTCATTTTCCGAATGTAATGCTCCAAAGTGTGTGCCTTCTCATTTATGATATCAGTAGAAATTGTATCTTCTGCTAGTTTGACTGCTGCCATCTGAGTAAGTTGAAAATTCTCTCCAGCCAATTGTAGCTTTCTTGCTATTTCTTCACCACCAAGCTTCACAAGGGTAAACAATAAAGATCTAAGCTCATTCTTTGCTCCAGCTGTTAGAGACATGCCTTTCAAATGCTCTACCAGTGCTAACTCCTCATCAGGGCTACAATGTCAAGAAATATTTCATGCAAGGGCTCTTGAATAAGAAAAGAGGGAAAGGAATCTGGGAATCAAGAATGAAGATGCATACCTGCCAGGGCGAATTTTTCCTCTCTTCCGCTGACGCCTCATGTCTCTTGCCTTGCTAGTGACACTGGAGGTTACAGAAGCAGCAGAGCCCTTCCTTGTTCTGTTCATGAGATAAAGCAAACACATGAAGCGACTTGGATTGGCATAACCAGAATCATTTGGATGCATGAGAAACTAAGTAGAAAAACAAGTAACTTGGCATGCCAGTTGGGATAAATTGATCACGATAAACTAATGTAGCTTCAAGACTAGTTCAAACACGAGGTTGCGAAAGAGACAAAATAGAGCAGttgcataaaaatctaaaatggcAATTCGACAGAGACAAGCAGAACAGGCAAGACAAAAAGTTTCCAGGAAAGCTAGGTTGAAACCACTCAAATGCAAGAAGAAAAGTTGAATAACAGATATGACAGATAAATATGACAAGGACACAATGAAAGTACGTGCTCTGCCACCAATTCTAACATTTTGCTGTTTATAAATTGAATAGAAATGTTTTTTCTGAAGAAAATTAACTTAAGGTGAACTATCATAATATTCGTGGGCATGAAAATCATAGGATTGTAGCAAAGTGCACGCATCTGAATTACAGCCAATAAATAAGGCTTTGAACCACTAAATTAGTAAGACACAAAGTTCAGAAAGAGATACCCTGTGGTGTAGGCACTCATGCCACTGAAGTTACTGCTAGCTTCTGAAACAGTATCATCATCCAGATCATTTATTGACCGTTCCTCTGACTGAAGCTTTGCTGCCAGAAGTAATCTTCTCTGTCGAACAGCTAAATAGCGAGTCAAGTACTTCCCTACCTTCTCCAAGCCTTCCTTGTGTTCACTGATTAGTGTGCTTGCACAATCTAAAGCTGCATTCTTCACTTCCAATACCAGATCCTCTTGCCTATGCATGAAAGCAACCCTCAAAGCCTCCTCCCAGTCCCTTGcactaattaataaattaatcccACTGTTAACATCTCCACAATACTCCAGAGCAATTTTGGCAGCTTCTCCTGGTTTACCGAGTGCTTGGAGATCTTCACAAAGATCATGAGCAAGTTGCATTAACTCGTCCTTTTCCAGTTTGAGGAGCCCAGCAACAGTAAGCACCCCACTCCAATCACCACAAGCGCGATATGCCTTCAAGGCATTTTTCAAACTGGAACAACACAGATAAGTTATCGCGGCATCCTCAAAGCATTTTTCATCACTAAGATGATCGCCCCAGGCCTCAAGGACCTGCATTTTCTTTGCAGGATCAGTGATCATTTGAAGGCCCAGAGGAAATAATTGAGGATTTTTGTTCATGAGGCTCATACAATCTGAATAATATGCATCACCAGCGGAAACAATGTGTCTGAGAGCCTTCTCGTACCGGTGTAACCGAAGGTCAATATTGTAGCACATTACCAGGCTTGGCATGCGTTCTAATTCTTGTAGATAAGGAAGAAATTCCTTTGGGTCTCTTTGAGAGTTCACTGCCACAATAGCTGCAAGGTTCAAATCATAAAGTCCCAAGGCAGCTTCAAATACAGCATCGGAATCAGATAACCACAACAGATGCTTCAGAGCTTCTTCAGCAGATGGATAAGAGGTTCTCCTAGGGTCACTTGAACCTAATAATTCCATTTCACGAATAACTTTGATTCTTTTCAAAGCTTCTTCGAGCATAGGAGGATCACTGCGAGCTAGAGTGGTTAGAATGCAAAGCTCCCTTGCAGGGCTTTCGGTGACTTGTTCCTCAAGAGCCTTCCTTATTGCCAGGAGGAGAGAAGAAACCTTGCTGGAACTATCAAAGCTCATGACATCCTTAGCTTGAACATCTCCAGCTCTGTTTTGGCAGGGTGTAGAGATATAATTTTTGTATAGGGTTTCCATAATGTTTTCATTCTTTATGGAACAAATGAACTCGGTTATATAGCTCAAATTGTTAACCTGTTTGACAAATTCTGAAGCTGACTGAAGAAAAGTTTGCCATCCACAATAGTCAACGATAACATTGAAATCTATTCTATGCCGTCTGACCAAAAGCAGTGCATCCCTAAAACGCCTTTGGATCAAAGCATTGACAATTGAAGCAAGAACCAGCTTTCTAGGGTGAATGCTTTCCAGATTTCCCCGAGTTGTCTGTATAATAACAGCAGCATCATCGCCATGCAGGACACCAATAATTTTGGCACCTCTTTCCCAAATATTTATGAAgttcatattttcttcttttcttctgttACCGGTGTGGACAAAGTTCTCGTATTTTAACTCTATTTCTCCATGCAGTATATCACTGATTTCCACAACAAAGAGAAAGTCTTGTTTGGTTGAAAGTATCAAATGAGTGATTACTTGGTCAGCCAAATTTGAGTAGCATGAGAAACTACTGCAGTTGTTGCATAGTACTTTCCCACCAAAATGCAGCCTCCCAATGTCATCAAGACCAAAAAGCAAGGGCTTTAATGACACACTGTCACTGGCCTTAGCCACACTCATCCAAGGGCAAGATGATGAAAAGCTCATATCATCATGTTTTGTTGAACCTCCAGTAACAGCCAAGCCCAACATTGAAGTGTACTCAACAACATTTCCACCGTTAAACTGAACAAAAGCTGAACGTTTCTTGGCAGGATTAGGAGCAATGCCAATCACAAGCCCTTCCAAATAATTTCTATGGGAAATCTTTGCATGCCAGCCTGATCCTGTTACCAAACTTGGTACATGATCCTCGGAACACAAAAGTTCAAtttcctgcaaacaaaaacCACTAAGTCCATCCTCACCCATTGAACTGTGGGATGCACAATTACTATGAGAGAAGCCATAATGAGAAACGGCAAGTAATATGTGTGAATCCAGCCATGCAAGGTTCACAAAGGATCCAAAACCTGTCTCAGAAATAGAAGCTTCAACAGtaaattctttttcttcaagatCCTCCCATGTATCTGTGTCAGGAAGTTCTACAACACCCAAAGCGCCATCTGATAAAAATGCAGCTACTCTATTCTTAGAATTATTGGAATATAAAGCCAGGTCCCTCACTGCACTTGGAAATTTGAGGCTGAATAAATGAAGGGGAGGTGGCATCAGGGATAAAGAAAGTGGAGTTACAAGTATTTTGGAGTCATCAATGACCAATGCTGTCGAGTTCTCCGTCACAGCAGAAATCCAGGTGAAGTTGTAAATTGTGATCTGGCCTCCAAGAGTCCAACAAATCAACTGTAGTGGCTTTACTGGATCCCACATGAGCCTAACTCCATCCTGTCTCGAGTATCTAACTTCATGTTTCAAATACCAATGGTTGTTGCTCAAAAACCAGAGCTTAACAGCATCATATTTCTCACATCTAACAACAGATGCAACAAGATCCGAACCACAATTCCACTTAAGACTTTCAACTGTTGCATCAACTGCTTCTTTAATACTAAAAGAACTCCTCACCAACCCATTCCTCTCATAGAAAGCAATATCAGGACACCTATTCTCCACTTTTCTATCATACACAGCAGCAATTTTCGCTCCACTTGGCATCCAATCCAAAACCGCCCCCATAAATACCTTAGAATCTGATGTGGAATGCAATGCACCCGAATCCCGTTCCCAAACCTTAATCTTCTTAAGCAAGGCAGAAGATTCACTCGCTTCGCTTATCGTAGCAAAATATTTCCCATCACCTCGCCATGAAATAAAACTCCCAAACATATTCTTTCCATCCAATTCACCTAAAATCCATAATCCAACCAATCAATAAAACATCCCAAATCAATCTAGCGATATTatacacaaattaacaccatcGCATTTAGCAAAATAAACTTAACCAAACAACAAGAATACATACTAAAGTAACAAGAGAGAAAGGTTGGCCCTTACGTACGTCAGGACCATCACCGTAATTTTCCTTCTCCTCAACCGCGATTTCATACAACAAATCCCAATCATGAGTCATAACTAACACTTGTCTGAAACCAGTAAGAATAGCAAGCAAATCTCCATCGGGACTCGGCGAGATACACTTAACCCCGCCTTCAACTTGACCGACGATTTCAGTAgaattatcatcaatattatgcAATAATAAAAGTCCATTTTCAGTTCCAATAATTAAGGCTTCTTTCTCCATCAGGTAATCAAATGCAGTGATTAAGTCTCCGTCTTCcaattcaatttgattaatcTCCGACGGTAATAGCAAGCCTTTTGATTTTCCATTCTGTTACACAAATAAATAGACatgtaaaattacaaatttgtGGGTGCAGAGTGCAAATAAAAGGATTGAGAGAGGAAATACCTGGAAAGAAGAAAGGTGAGCTGTGTAAATGATATTGGCCGAAGAAGCGAAGAAGAGGCGGTTGCGTTCGATATCGAAAGCGGAGAAGAGGAGAACTTCTTGTGGCGATTGTAATTCCAGATTCTGAGAAATCTCCCTATATAACTTCAGGTTTTTCATCGTTTTCCTCTTTAGCTACCTTACAACCTGTCTCTGTCTCTGCAAGCAGATAATTACATGGAGAAATGGagttcttagggtttttttcgaAGGGTTTAAGGTTTGTAACTTTGGCGGTTTGATTAGCCAGCCTTTAGTGGGGCTGGGGAAGAAGGTAAAGTTGGACTCGGCACGAGTGTTATTTTTCTGGGCTGTGAAATTATTCACAGATGGGCCTAGCGCATTTCAGTGGGTCGGAGTTCGGGCCCTTAGTGGATCGCTGTTTGCTTTTGAGAAGAGTTCAGTAGCAGCCTTATATGGACGCTTCGACTGCGAATCGGTCCagtttttcatttacttttatgctttataatttttactgTAATGTAATTCATGCCTAACCCTGACCCAATCGTAGATTTGTGTCTCAAGAGATTT
This window contains:
- the LOC133697933 gene encoding elongator complex protein 1-like isoform X1 — encoded protein: MKNLKLYREISQNLELQSPQEVLLFSAFDIERNRLFFASSANIIYTAHLSSFQNGKSKGLLLPSEINQIELEDGDLITAFDYLMEKEALIIGTENGLLLLHNIDDNSTEIVGQVEGGVKCISPSPDGDLLAILTGFRQVLVMTHDWDLLYEIAVEEKENYGDGPDVRELDGKNMFGSFISWRGDGKYFATISEASESSALLKKIKVWERDSGALHSTSDSKVFMGAVLDWMPSGAKIAAVYDRKVENRCPDIAFYERNGLVRSSFSIKEAVDATVESLKWNCGSDLVASVVRCEKYDAVKLWFLSNNHWYLKHEVRYSRQDGVRLMWDPVKPLQLICWTLGGQITIYNFTWISAVTENSTALVIDDSKILVTPLSLSLMPPPLHLFSLKFPSAVRDLALYSNNSKNRVAAFLSDGALGVVELPDTDTWEDLEEKEFTVEASISETGFGSFVNLAWLDSHILLAVSHYGFSHSNCASHSSMGEDGLSGFCLQEIELLCSEDHVPSLVTGSGWHAKISHRNYLEGLVIGIAPNPAKKRSAFVQFNGGNVVEYTSMLGLAVTGGSTKHDDMSFSSSCPWMSVAKASDSVSLKPLLFGLDDIGRLHFGGKVLCNNCSSFSCYSNLADQVITHLILSTKQDFLFVVEISDILHGEIELKYENFVHTGNRRKEENMNFINIWERGAKIIGVLHGDDAAVIIQTTRGNLESIHPRKLVLASIVNALIQRRFRDALLLVRRHRIDFNVIVDYCGWQTFLQSASEFVKQVNNLSYITEFICSIKNENIMETLYKNYISTPCQNRAGDVQAKDVMSFDSSSKVSSLLLAIRKALEEQVTESPARELCILTTLARSDPPMLEEALKRIKVIREMELLGSSDPRRTSYPSAEEALKHLLWLSDSDAVFEAALGLYDLNLAAIVAVNSQRDPKEFLPYLQELERMPSLVMCYNIDLRLHRYEKALRHIVSAGDAYYSDCMSLMNKNPQLFPLGLQMITDPAKKMQVLEAWGDHLSDEKCFEDAAITYLCCSSLKNALKAYRACGDWSGVLTVAGLLKLEKDELMQLAHDLCEDLQALGKPGEAAKIALEYCGDVNSGINLLISARDWEEALRVAFMHRQEDLVLEVKNAALDCASTLISEHKEGLEKVGKYLTRYLAVRQRRLLLAAKLQSEERSINDLDDDTVSEASSNFSGMSAYTTGTRKGSAASVTSSVTSKARDMRRQRKRGKIRPGSPDEELALVEHLKGMSLTAGAKNELRSLLFTLVKLGGEEIARKLQLAGENFQLTQMAAVKLAEDTISTDIINEKAHTLEHYIRKMRSELPNLDYFSWRSKVFISP
- the LOC133697933 gene encoding elongator complex protein 1-like isoform X2, whose translation is MFGSFISWRGDGKYFATISEASESSALLKKIKVWERDSGALHSTSDSKVFMGAVLDWMPSGAKIAAVYDRKVENRCPDIAFYERNGLVRSSFSIKEAVDATVESLKWNCGSDLVASVVRCEKYDAVKLWFLSNNHWYLKHEVRYSRQDGVRLMWDPVKPLQLICWTLGGQITIYNFTWISAVTENSTALVIDDSKILVTPLSLSLMPPPLHLFSLKFPSAVRDLALYSNNSKNRVAAFLSDGALGVVELPDTDTWEDLEEKEFTVEASISETGFGSFVNLAWLDSHILLAVSHYGFSHSNCASHSSMGEDGLSGFCLQEIELLCSEDHVPSLVTGSGWHAKISHRNYLEGLVIGIAPNPAKKRSAFVQFNGGNVVEYTSMLGLAVTGGSTKHDDMSFSSSCPWMSVAKASDSVSLKPLLFGLDDIGRLHFGGKVLCNNCSSFSCYSNLADQVITHLILSTKQDFLFVVEISDILHGEIELKYENFVHTGNRRKEENMNFINIWERGAKIIGVLHGDDAAVIIQTTRGNLESIHPRKLVLASIVNALIQRRFRDALLLVRRHRIDFNVIVDYCGWQTFLQSASEFVKQVNNLSYITEFICSIKNENIMETLYKNYISTPCQNRAGDVQAKDVMSFDSSSKVSSLLLAIRKALEEQVTESPARELCILTTLARSDPPMLEEALKRIKVIREMELLGSSDPRRTSYPSAEEALKHLLWLSDSDAVFEAALGLYDLNLAAIVAVNSQRDPKEFLPYLQELERMPSLVMCYNIDLRLHRYEKALRHIVSAGDAYYSDCMSLMNKNPQLFPLGLQMITDPAKKMQVLEAWGDHLSDEKCFEDAAITYLCCSSLKNALKAYRACGDWSGVLTVAGLLKLEKDELMQLAHDLCEDLQALGKPGEAAKIALEYCGDVNSGINLLISARDWEEALRVAFMHRQEDLVLEVKNAALDCASTLISEHKEGLEKVGKYLTRYLAVRQRRLLLAAKLQSEERSINDLDDDTVSEASSNFSGMSAYTTGTRKGSAASVTSSVTSKARDMRRQRKRGKIRPGSPDEELALVEHLKGMSLTAGAKNELRSLLFTLVKLGGEEIARKLQLAGENFQLTQMAAVKLAEDTISTDIINEKAHTLEHYIRKMRSELPNLDYFSWRSKVFISP